A portion of the Caldanaerobius fijiensis DSM 17918 genome contains these proteins:
- the pth gene encoding aminoacyl-tRNA hydrolase, protein MYLIVGLGNPGSQYQGTRHNVGFDVVDRLSERWSIPVKDIKYKGLTGKGSYKGEDVILLKPSTYMNESGRSVIDAVRDLALPLSRVIIVYDDVDLDIGRIRVRRKGSAGGHNGMKSIIYHLESEEFPRVRVGIGTPADGCDMIAHVLGHFSSDERRKVDCAIDLACDAIETIIKDSVYEAMNRFNGLQICG, encoded by the coding sequence ATGTATTTGATCGTTGGCTTAGGCAATCCGGGTTCTCAATACCAGGGAACCCGGCATAATGTTGGTTTTGATGTAGTAGATAGATTGTCCGAAAGATGGTCTATACCTGTAAAGGATATAAAGTATAAAGGGCTTACAGGCAAAGGTAGTTATAAAGGCGAAGACGTTATACTCCTCAAACCGTCCACTTATATGAATGAAAGCGGAAGGTCTGTTATTGATGCGGTAAGAGATTTGGCTTTGCCATTATCAAGGGTAATTATAGTCTATGACGATGTGGATCTGGATATAGGGAGGATCAGGGTGAGGCGAAAAGGCAGCGCTGGAGGCCATAACGGCATGAAGTCCATCATATATCACCTTGAAAGCGAAGAGTTTCCAAGGGTGAGGGTGGGAATAGGAACGCCTGCGGATGGATGTGATATGATTGCCCATGTATTGGGTCATTTCTCCAGCGATGAGCGCAGAAAGGTAGATTGTGCCATTGATCTCGCCTGTGATGCCATTGAAACCATCATAAAAGATTCTGTTTATGAAGCTATGAATAGGTTTAATGGGTTGCAGATATGTGGGTGA
- a CDS encoding S1C family serine protease gives MFNGFNDENYTDMMAEIRPVRKRKGFRGFIKNLFSKYLVTTLIGAIIGGLIVTYAAPYLTPDQPTKTAILQPNFKPVTLNLNGGTNPWDLVVQIAKQVSPSVVGITNNVYVSNGFQNKLVEQGSGSGIIISPDGYIVTNNHVIDGATVVMVKTTQGKQYRAQVIGADARTDLAVLKINATGLPAAKLGNSSELQVGELAVAIGNPLGDAFADTVTVGVISGLNRKLDTDAESLPLIQTDAAINPGNSGGPLVNYKGEVIGINSIKLTSTGSQSDPFGIFGNQGTNVEGMGFAISIDAAKPIIENLIKYGKIQRPMIGIMGATVTPELSKAYNMPVGIYVQQVQPGSPAEMVGLRPGDVITAVDGNVTKTIQQLQSIIEKHKVGDVVTVTVWRGGKSLNLRIKLIQAQ, from the coding sequence ATGTTCAATGGTTTTAATGATGAAAATTATACGGACATGATGGCCGAGATAAGGCCTGTTAGAAAGAGAAAGGGCTTTAGAGGATTTATAAAGAACCTGTTTAGCAAGTACCTCGTAACGACATTAATAGGTGCAATTATAGGGGGATTAATAGTAACATATGCTGCGCCTTATCTTACACCTGACCAGCCTACGAAGACAGCCATATTGCAGCCTAATTTCAAGCCAGTGACATTAAACCTTAATGGTGGTACTAATCCGTGGGACCTGGTAGTTCAGATAGCAAAACAGGTATCCCCTTCTGTCGTAGGCATTACCAATAACGTATATGTTTCTAATGGCTTCCAGAACAAACTGGTAGAGCAGGGCAGCGGATCGGGTATAATAATAAGTCCTGACGGATATATCGTCACCAATAATCACGTCATTGACGGTGCTACTGTCGTTATGGTAAAGACCACTCAGGGAAAACAGTACAGGGCACAGGTGATAGGAGCGGATGCCAGGACGGATCTGGCGGTTTTAAAGATAAATGCTACAGGGTTGCCTGCAGCAAAGCTGGGCAATTCTTCGGAGTTACAGGTAGGAGAATTGGCAGTAGCTATTGGTAATCCATTGGGAGATGCTTTTGCGGATACCGTTACGGTAGGTGTAATATCGGGATTAAACCGCAAATTGGATACTGATGCTGAGAGTTTACCCCTTATACAGACAGATGCAGCCATAAATCCGGGAAACAGCGGCGGTCCACTGGTGAACTATAAGGGTGAAGTTATAGGTATAAACAGCATTAAGCTTACAAGTACAGGTTCACAATCGGATCCTTTTGGCATATTTGGCAATCAGGGCACAAATGTAGAAGGCATGGGGTTTGCTATATCTATTGACGCTGCGAAGCCGATTATAGAGAACCTCATTAAATATGGCAAAATACAAAGGCCTATGATTGGTATAATGGGAGCTACTGTAACTCCTGAGCTTTCCAAGGCCTATAATATGCCTGTAGGTATATATGTACAGCAGGTACAGCCAGGGTCTCCGGCAGAGATGGTGGGTCTAAGGCCTGGCGATGTGATAACAGCTGTGGATGGCAATGTAACTAAAACAATACAGCAACTCCAGAGCATAATAGAAAAACATAAAGTAGGAGATGTAGTAACTGTGACGGTTTGGAGGGGAGGCAAGAGTTTGAATCTCAGGATCAAATTGATCCAGGCGCAGTAA
- a CDS encoding SDR family oxidoreductase produces MKVLVTGGAGFIGSNLVDLLIDKGCDVIVVDSLITGKKENINKAARFYKIDIRDEGIKDIFEKERPEFVIHHAAQIDVQRSIKDPVYDASVNILGTVNLLQQCVHYGVKKIVYASSAAVYGNPLYLGIDESHRVQPLSFYGITKHAVEHYLYVYRELYGLNYTVLRYANVYGPRQDYTGEGGVVAIFIDRLLHGKRPVIYGDGEQTRDFIYVKDVAEANYKALNAGDGEILNISTNRCVTINYLFNILKEIIMSDQNPEYQPPRQGDIRNSYLDNKKAKELLNWQPKYRLEQGLKETVEYYHNIFTVR; encoded by the coding sequence ATGAAGGTATTGGTGACAGGTGGAGCGGGTTTTATTGGTTCCAATTTGGTGGACTTGTTGATAGATAAAGGTTGCGATGTAATCGTAGTGGATTCCCTTATAACGGGGAAAAAGGAGAACATCAACAAGGCAGCCCGGTTTTATAAAATAGATATAAGGGATGAGGGAATAAAAGATATCTTTGAAAAGGAAAGACCTGAGTTTGTTATACATCACGCTGCTCAAATCGATGTGCAAAGATCTATAAAAGATCCGGTATATGATGCGTCTGTCAATATTCTTGGAACAGTGAACCTTTTGCAGCAGTGTGTGCATTATGGGGTAAAGAAGATTGTGTACGCCTCATCAGCTGCGGTCTATGGCAATCCTTTATACCTTGGCATAGATGAATCCCATAGGGTGCAGCCATTGTCTTTTTATGGTATAACAAAGCACGCTGTTGAACATTACCTGTATGTCTACCGCGAGCTGTATGGTTTGAATTATACCGTGCTGAGATATGCCAATGTCTATGGGCCAAGGCAGGATTATACGGGCGAAGGCGGAGTTGTAGCTATTTTTATAGACAGGCTTTTACACGGCAAAAGACCTGTTATATATGGCGATGGTGAACAAACCAGAGATTTTATATACGTAAAAGATGTGGCTGAAGCCAATTATAAGGCTTTAAATGCGGGAGATGGTGAAATATTAAATATAAGTACGAACAGGTGTGTGACGATCAACTATCTCTTTAATATTTTAAAAGAGATAATCATGTCAGATCAAAATCCCGAGTATCAACCCCCTCGACAAGGTGATATAAGAAATAGTTACCTTGATAATAAAAAGGCAAAAGAACTATTGAACTGGCAGCCAAAATACCGCCTTGAGCAAGGCTTAAAAGAGACCGTAGAATATTATCATAATATATTTACAGTTCGTTAA
- the mfd gene encoding transcription-repair coupling factor: protein MLIEPLKELKEFNALLNDLTSGNTPVLATGLTDTQRVHVAYAISRITGKRILYIAQDELHARKIAGDFAFFTDNVGYFPSKEIMFYKTDAKSNELTEKRLSVIEKLLYGDDMIIVASIKSLLNRLTPPDRFKQALKTLKIGDTLDLSKFAADLVSMGYERVDMIEGKGQFSIRGGIVDFFPITEEKPYRVELFDDEIDSIRIFDVVSQRTEDVVDSVRLFPSRELMVTQDDIKRATDVISKELSKQVEKLKVHVPDAAQRLSDKISEYIERLENGADFADIDLFINYFFADTATLLDYIGDAIIFVDEPDKIKQTAEAHMFEFQEDFKTFLQKGEVLPGQASLMAPYDEVASRIQSGPVVIYNPFMRSLSGFSPKSFVSFTARSMHPFHYKMDMLVDELNVWQNMNYRVVLLSGDQNRGVSLCDNLIREGIRCQYREKAEGNIQKGQVIVVPGTLSNGFEYPDIRFVVVSDEEIFGTARKKRSFIVKKEGRIKSFAELKPGDYVVHVNHGIGRYVGINKIQVDGVTRDYLYIQYAGADKLYVPVDQLDMIQKYIGSEDAPPKLSKLGGSEWARTKSKVKQSIKNIASELIKLYAERSAMKGYAYPQDTPWQRQFEDQFPYEETPDQLRAIEEVKADMESDKVMDRLLCGDVGYGKTEVAIRAAFKAAISGKQVAVLCPTTILAEQHYNTFSNRFKDFPIKVDMLSRFRSKERQKETIKGIKDGTVDVVIGTHRLLQKDVVFHDLGLLIIDEEQRFGVRHKERIKQLKKNVDVLTLTATPIPRTLYMSLLNIRDMSVLENPPGERFPVQTYVVEYNDALIRDAILKELNRGGQVYFVYNRVASINNMATYLAQLVPEASIAVAHGQMSEKQLENVMMQFYEGKYDILLCTTIIETGLDIPNVNTIIVYDADNFGLSQLYQLRGRVGRSNRLAYAYFTYRKDKVLSQEAEKRLEAIKEFTEFGSGFKLALRDLEIRGAGNILGAEQHGHMMSVGYDMYMRLMEEAIKELKGEPVEKDVEVSVDLSVNAYIDENYIPGEEQRLEMYKKIAAISSKDDVMDVEDELLDRFGDVPQVTRNLITIAYIKCLARSTGIVSITQRGDMVVLYLKDPIYLPDYILKEYKSRLYYNAEEKPYISLKVSQKPSMMLKELQDFLVKLKQLQDQPVAVAQ, encoded by the coding sequence TTGCTGATTGAACCACTTAAAGAATTAAAGGAATTTAATGCACTTCTAAATGACCTGACCAGCGGCAATACCCCTGTGCTTGCTACCGGGCTTACGGATACTCAGAGGGTGCACGTGGCTTATGCCATAAGCCGCATTACGGGCAAAAGGATATTGTATATTGCACAGGATGAATTACACGCCAGAAAGATTGCAGGGGATTTTGCGTTTTTTACGGATAATGTAGGATACTTCCCATCAAAAGAGATCATGTTCTATAAGACTGATGCGAAGAGCAATGAGTTAACGGAGAAAAGGTTATCAGTTATTGAGAAACTGTTGTACGGCGACGATATGATAATTGTGGCTTCTATAAAGTCATTGCTTAACAGGCTTACACCACCGGATAGATTTAAACAAGCGCTTAAAACCTTAAAAATAGGGGATACCTTAGACCTGAGCAAATTTGCGGCTGATCTTGTGTCTATGGGGTATGAAAGAGTGGATATGATCGAAGGTAAAGGGCAGTTTAGCATTAGAGGTGGAATTGTGGATTTCTTCCCGATAACAGAGGAGAAACCTTACCGGGTGGAGCTGTTTGATGATGAAATCGACTCTATAAGGATCTTTGATGTTGTATCACAGCGCACGGAAGATGTAGTGGATAGCGTCAGGCTTTTCCCCTCCAGAGAGTTGATGGTAACACAGGACGATATAAAAAGGGCCACAGATGTCATATCAAAAGAGTTGAGCAAGCAGGTAGAAAAACTCAAAGTACATGTACCTGATGCGGCCCAAAGGTTGTCGGATAAAATCAGCGAGTATATAGAGCGATTGGAAAATGGAGCTGATTTTGCTGATATAGATCTTTTTATAAATTATTTCTTTGCTGATACTGCTACGCTGCTGGACTATATAGGGGATGCCATTATATTTGTAGACGAGCCTGACAAGATAAAACAGACAGCAGAAGCTCATATGTTTGAGTTCCAGGAAGATTTTAAAACATTTCTCCAAAAAGGTGAGGTGCTTCCTGGACAGGCATCTCTTATGGCTCCATATGATGAGGTGGCTTCGAGGATACAATCCGGCCCCGTAGTGATTTATAATCCATTTATGAGGTCTTTAAGCGGCTTTTCACCTAAGAGCTTTGTGAGTTTTACTGCCAGAAGTATGCATCCGTTTCATTATAAAATGGATATGCTGGTGGATGAATTAAATGTATGGCAGAATATGAATTACAGAGTAGTTTTACTGTCAGGAGACCAGAACAGAGGAGTATCTCTCTGCGATAACCTTATACGTGAAGGCATAAGGTGCCAGTACAGAGAAAAGGCAGAGGGGAATATTCAAAAGGGCCAAGTGATAGTGGTGCCCGGGACTCTCAGCAATGGTTTCGAGTACCCCGATATTCGATTTGTGGTAGTAAGCGATGAAGAGATTTTCGGGACAGCGAGAAAAAAGAGAAGCTTTATTGTAAAGAAAGAGGGACGTATAAAAAGCTTTGCTGAATTAAAACCTGGTGATTATGTGGTTCACGTAAATCATGGTATCGGAAGATATGTTGGAATAAATAAAATTCAGGTCGATGGTGTCACAAGGGATTACCTTTATATACAGTACGCTGGCGCTGACAAGCTATATGTGCCAGTAGATCAGCTGGACATGATACAGAAATACATCGGCTCAGAAGATGCACCGCCTAAGCTCAGCAAGCTGGGCGGAAGCGAATGGGCCAGGACCAAGAGTAAGGTCAAACAGTCTATAAAAAATATAGCCTCAGAATTGATAAAGCTCTATGCAGAAAGAAGTGCTATGAAAGGGTACGCCTATCCTCAGGATACGCCCTGGCAGAGACAATTTGAAGATCAATTTCCGTACGAGGAGACACCTGATCAGCTCAGGGCCATAGAAGAAGTCAAAGCTGACATGGAATCTGACAAGGTGATGGACAGGCTTTTGTGTGGCGATGTTGGGTATGGTAAAACCGAAGTGGCCATTAGAGCTGCGTTTAAGGCGGCAATCAGTGGCAAACAGGTTGCGGTTTTATGTCCTACAACTATACTGGCTGAGCAGCATTACAATACATTTTCAAATAGGTTTAAGGATTTCCCCATAAAGGTAGATATGCTAAGCCGTTTTCGCTCTAAAGAGCGTCAGAAGGAAACGATAAAAGGCATAAAAGACGGTACCGTAGATGTGGTCATAGGTACTCACAGGCTGCTGCAGAAAGACGTTGTATTTCACGATCTGGGTCTTCTCATAATAGATGAAGAACAAAGGTTCGGAGTGAGGCATAAAGAGCGCATAAAGCAGTTGAAAAAGAATGTAGATGTTCTGACATTGACGGCAACACCCATACCTAGAACGCTGTATATGTCATTGCTAAATATAAGAGATATGAGCGTGCTGGAAAATCCTCCTGGAGAGAGATTCCCTGTTCAGACCTATGTGGTAGAATACAATGATGCGCTCATTCGAGACGCCATATTAAAGGAATTGAACAGGGGTGGACAGGTGTATTTTGTCTACAATAGAGTTGCAAGCATAAATAACATGGCAACCTATCTGGCACAGCTGGTACCAGAAGCCAGCATAGCTGTTGCCCATGGCCAGATGAGCGAGAAACAGCTGGAAAATGTCATGATGCAATTCTACGAAGGCAAGTACGACATTCTCCTGTGTACCACGATTATAGAAACAGGGCTGGATATTCCTAATGTAAACACCATAATCGTATATGATGCTGATAATTTCGGCCTTTCTCAGCTATATCAGTTAAGAGGTCGCGTGGGCAGATCCAACAGGCTAGCGTATGCTTATTTTACGTATAGAAAGGACAAGGTTCTATCTCAGGAAGCGGAAAAGAGGCTTGAAGCCATAAAGGAATTTACTGAGTTTGGGTCGGGATTTAAACTGGCACTCAGGGATCTGGAGATACGCGGAGCGGGGAATATACTGGGGGCTGAACAGCATGGGCATATGATGTCTGTGGGGTATGATATGTATATGCGGCTGATGGAGGAGGCCATAAAAGAACTCAAGGGCGAACCTGTGGAGAAAGATGTGGAGGTAAGTGTAGACTTGAGCGTAAACGCATATATCGACGAAAATTATATCCCTGGTGAAGAGCAGAGGCTGGAGATGTATAAAAAGATAGCGGCTATAAGCAGTAAAGATGATGTCATGGATGTAGAGGATGAGCTATTGGATAG